GATCTTCAATAGAATGGTGTTTTGGTTCCCAGTCCAGTTCCGTTCTGGCTTTATGGGAACTGCACAGGCTGTTGGAGGCAAACCCGAAATATCCTCCGGCAGGCCCGAATGTATTGACGGCCTCCTGGATGGTTACTGACTGTGCAGGCTGCAGCTGATATCGTTCGCTTATCCTTTCCGCCAGATTCTTGATGTTCGAAGAACCGTTTTCCGCATAATACAGCGAGCCTGGTTTTGCTTTTTCCAGGGCAAGGACGTATAAATCGGCAAGATCTTCAATATGAACGTTTGACCAGATATTTTCCCCTTTCCCGAAATAGGTACCAAAGCCTTTTTCTTTAGAGAAAGCGGTTAAAGCGGGAAGCTGGATGCTGTCTTTCTTAATTCCCAATCCTTCTCCGTAGACCATGGCAGGAACAATAACAATGCTTCGTATGTCCTGTGCGGCAGACTGAAGGATGTACTGATTGATCAGTACCCTGGAAGCAATTTCGAGCCTGGGCTGCAGCGCAATATCCTCCGTAAATACAAAATCATTTTTCTCCCCGTTCTCCTTTCCTCCGAAAATCGCCGATCCGGAAGTAAAAATAAGGGTCTTTCCGCTTCCTTTCATTAGACTGACGATACTGTCTGCAGCATACGCATCATCTGCGGAATCTGCATTATGGATAACAGCATCCGCTCCCGAGATTGCTGATTGTAAAACAGCCTCATTATGGATGCTCCCTACGATAGTTTCAATACCGTCCGCTTCAAGTTCTTTTGCATGCGTTTCATTACGGATCAGCCCGGTTACCGTATAATTTTTATCCCGTAATTTCTTTGCGACGGTTCCACCTATGTATCCGGTGATCCCGGTAATTAATATCTTTTTCATCAGGTTAAATTAAGTAAGTTGCGGTTTTAGTTCTTTTTCGAAGACGGTGGTAAGGTGATTCCTGTAAGCGTTCATATCACGCACTATATCTGCATTTTTCTCCACATCATGGAAATGAAAACTTTCCATTTTTTCTAGAGAAACAAAGGCGTTCATCTTGTGGAACCCAAATAAAGGCCCGTTGTCT
The sequence above is a segment of the Chryseobacterium sp. JJR-5R genome. Coding sequences within it:
- a CDS encoding NAD-dependent epimerase/dehydratase family protein — translated: MKKILITGITGYIGGTVAKKLRDKNYTVTGLIRNETHAKELEADGIETIVGSIHNEAVLQSAISGADAVIHNADSADDAYAADSIVSLMKGSGKTLIFTSGSAIFGGKENGEKNDFVFTEDIALQPRLEIASRVLINQYILQSAAQDIRSIVIVPAMVYGEGLGIKKDSIQLPALTAFSKEKGFGTYFGKGENIWSNVHIEDLADLYVLALEKAKPGSLYYAENGSSNIKNLAERISERYQLQPAQSVTIQEAVNTFGPAGGYFGFASNSLCSSHKARTELDWEPKHHSIEDHI